One genomic region from Prunus persica cultivar Lovell chromosome G3, Prunus_persica_NCBIv2, whole genome shotgun sequence encodes:
- the LOC18783175 gene encoding RING-H2 finger protein ATL3 yields the protein MTMGESSPFGRTLDDSNAVQLTGKIMMIAVLVLFLVVVFVLCLHLYAKWYWWRADDDTSANNQSRRRRRRFVFAPGQDTVATVRKGLDPLVLKSLPVLVFPSEDFKDGLECAVCLSELVQGEKARLLPKCSHGFHVDCIDMWFQSHSTCPICRNPVAPESSVDSGAAGSSSALAESDSVQILSPAESLASGFSIEAPNFPTNVLFWGNQTQVSAGPGSGLEEGPSSPPMCPSSSSSPSSSSAISRPDGMLVIDIPSQTSLASPSPSPSPSGNRFAADEDLKSPATTRLRSLKRLLSRDRRISPCSPSSVDVEQGGGRGQS from the coding sequence ATGACAATGGGAGAATCATCCCCTTTCGGTCGAACACTAGACGACTCAAACGCCGTACAGCTCACAGGAAAGATCATGATGATCGCCGTTCTGGTTCTCTTCTTAGTAGTTGTCTTCGTCCTCTGCCTTCATCTCTACGCCAAATGGTACTGGTGGCGCGCCGATGACGACACCTCCGCTAACAACCAATctcgccgccgccgccgccgcttCGTTTTCGCCCCCGGCCAGGACACAGTTGCCACCGTGAGAAAAGGGCTCGACCCTCTGGTCCTCAAGTCCCTGCCAGTGCTGGTGTTTCCTTCAGAGGACTTCAAAGATGGCCTTGAATGTGCAGTTTGTCTCTCTGAGCTTGTTCAGGGCGAGAAGGCCAGGCTGCTTCCGAAATGCAGCCATGGCTTCCATGTTGATTGCATTGACATGTGGTTTCAGTCTCACTCCACGTGTCCAATCTGTCGTAACCCTGTTGCTCCTGAGAGCTCTGTTGATTCTGGTGCTGCTGGTTCTTCATCTGCATTGGCAGAGAGTGATAGTGTTCAAATTCTATCACCAGCTGAGAGTTTGGCATCTGGGTTTTCAATAGAGGCTCCAAATTTCCCAACAAATGTGTTGTTTTGGGGGAACCAGACCCAGGTGAGCGCTGGACCTGGTTCTGGTTTAGAAGAAGGCCCTTCATCACCACCCATGTgcccatcttcttcatcttcaccttcatcttcatctgcTATTAGTAGGCCAGATGGGATGTTGGTGATTGATATACCAAGTCAAACCTCATTGGCATCACCTTCGCCTTCCCCTTCGCCTTCCGGCAATAGGTTCGCCGCCGATGAGGACTTGAAGTCTCCGGCTACGACGAGGTTGAGGTCACTCAAGAGGCTCTTGAGCAGAGATAGGAGGATAAGTCCCTGCAGTCCTAGTTCTGTTGATGTTGAACAAGGAGGAGGGAGAGGACAGAGTTAG
- the LOC18782483 gene encoding uncharacterized protein LOC18782483, producing MKKSPVHPKYDMEHEGNGFDPQADFYQFLEEAKHYAVEADFQKSSGYPGEGGERRLGQEKKKKSWKKFLFPWLKGDKMNKTSIKPETISHVSNTRRTNVSGPVYGTGKVTDGRHRRPTSGPIASLFNPTKRSDNAIPYVCLDNNGSPQVVKTYGPVYLVT from the exons ATGAAGAAATCTCCTGTGCACCCAAAGTATGACATGGAACATGAAGGCAATGGATTTGATCCTCAGGCTGACTTTTATCAG TTTCTGGAAGAAGCAAAACACTACGCAGTAGAGGCAGACTTCCAGAAATCATCAGGCTATCCAGGAGAAGGTGGAGAAAGAAGATTGGgccaagagaagaagaagaaatcatgGAAAAAGTTTCTATTTCCATGGTTGAAAGGAGATAAAATGAACAAAACTAGCATAAAACCAGAAACCATATCTCATGTTTCTAATACAAGGCGGACAAATGTTTCTGGTCCAGTGTATGGCACCGGCAAGGTTACGGATGGTAGGCACCGGCGTCCGACATCTGGGCCTATCGCCAGTCTTTTCAACCCCACAAAGAGATCAGACAATGCAATACCCTATGTGTGTCTTGACAACAATGGCAGCCCTCAAGTTGTTAAAACCTATGGGCCTGTTTATCTGGTGACATAG